A genomic segment from Aegilops tauschii subsp. strangulata cultivar AL8/78 chromosome 1, Aet v6.0, whole genome shotgun sequence encodes:
- the LOC120970846 gene encoding protein FAR1-RELATED SEQUENCE 5-like, translated as MAIMPAIPTSTHVHTSTSNTQASETAADTEVNDETDDEAQGDEDGGQSEIMVPQPPYLGQRFDSFADAKEFYQTYAKFHGFAVNTEYHRKIKKTNEYSRGEMRCYKARRNKKGKGDAPVVPERKRGIIVKTECPVRCKLNVDGAQWVVTEYFDEHNQKLIKKFGLVKFLTAHRGFTPLEKKFIKLLHDCNVGPSRMVQILSLIHSKKGSLSSMRYLPADVTNLKAKYHRESKLADIEDTIAYFDEKAKEDQDFFYRIRLDDEDRVRNMYWVDGAARRAYKHFRDYISFDATYLTNMYKMPCAPFIGINNHNQSLQFGCGLVRNEDTDGYVWLFKTFLERMGGLAPMNIITKQDFSMRAGIKEVFPLAVHRHYMWHIIKKAEETLGPFFADRLDLHKAFELCVDHSLMVEEFERSWMAMVETYQVQDHQTLASLWEKRMYWVPAYFMQCFFPFLQTTQCSEGFNAVLKRYVSPGNSLLQFAK; from the coding sequence ATGGCAATCATGCCAGCAATACCGACAAGCACACATGTGCACACCAGCACAAGCAACACTCAAGCAAGTGAAACAGCCGCCGATACTGAAGTGAATGATGAAACCGATGATGAAGCACAAGGGGATGAAGATGGTGGGCAATCAGAAATCATGGTACCCCAGCCACCGTATCTTGGGCAGAGATTTGATTCGTTTGCCGATGCAAAGGAATTCTACCAGACATATGCAAAGTTCCATGGGTTTGCGGTCAACACCGAATACCATAGGAAAATTAAAAAAACTAACGAGTACAGCAGAGGTGAGATGAGGTGCTACAAGGCACGAAGAAACAAGAAGGGCAAAGGTGATGCGCCTGTCGTTCCGGAACGAAAGAGAGGTATCATTGTCAAGACGGAATGCCCTGTCCGGTGTAAGCTGAACGTAGATGGAGCACAGTGGGTGGTCACTGAATATTTTGACGAGCACAACCAAAAGCTAATAAAGAAGTTTGGCCTGGTAAAATTTCTGACTGCCCACAGAGGATTCACCCCCCTCGAGAAGAAATTCATAAAGCTGCTACATGATTGTAACGTCGGTCCATCAAGAATGGTGCAGATACTCTCCCTCATCCACAGCAAAAAGGGGTCTCTGAGTAGCATGCGCTACCTACCAGCAGACGTCACAAACCTAAAGGCAAAGTACCATAGAGAAAGCAAGTTGGCTGACATAGAAGACACGATAGCCTACTTCGATGAGAAAGCTAAAGAAGATCAAGATTTCTTCTATAGGATAAGATTGGACGATGAGGACCGTGTCAGGAACATGTATTGGGTGGATGGTGCTGCAAGAAGAGCCTACAAACATTTCCGAGACTACATTTCTTTCGACGCGACATATCTCACTAATATGTACAAGATGCCATGCGCTCCATTCATAGGAATAAATAACCACAATCAGTCATTGCAGTTCGGATGCGGGCTCGTTCGGAACGAAGACACGGATGGGTACGTTTGGCTGTTCAAGACCTTCTTGGAGCGCATGGGTGGACTTGCTCCGATGAACATAATAACAAAGCAGGATTTTAGCATGCGTGCAGGCATAAAGGAGGTCTTTCCGTTGGCAGTGCACAGGCACTACATGTGGCACATTATAAAGAAGGCTGAGGAGACACTAGGACCGTTCTTTGCTGACCGTCTAGACCTGCACAAGGCATTCGAGCTGTGCGTGGACCACAGCTTGATGGTGGAGGAGTTTGAAAGGAGCTGGATGGCTATGGTTGAAACATATCAAGTCCAAGACCACCAGACGCTTGCTAGCTTGTGGGAGAAGCGAATGTACTGGGTGCCGGCCTACTTCATGCAGTGCTTCTTCCCGTTTCTGCAGACTACACAGTGCAGTGAGGGGTTCAATGCTGTTTTGAAGCGGTACGTGAGCCCTGGCAACTCATTGCTACAGTTTGCCAAGTAG